In Desulfovibrio litoralis DSM 11393, a genomic segment contains:
- a CDS encoding aldo/keto reductase: protein MNAQTSRLVLGTVQLGMNYGLNNQSGQPDIKKAEEIIHAAYAGGVTCFDTAQAYGNSESVLGLCLNKLGYSDKVKVISKPSPDFQGKPGDLSTALAYSLSELGIKKLEAFLLHREEHLNLLSLEQIKEGQVLLQNGLLKGFGVSVYTPSVALTALKHPLISALQIPASVFDHRFNQAGVFNIAKSLNKRIYIRSAFLQGVVCMDLDKIPPFLSSLKPALEAYQKLCVECGLSRTGLALSWLLQVYPNAYVLFGAETPEQVEENLASLASTPLPVDVVERIAKLFPEQGENILNPALWQR from the coding sequence ATGAATGCACAAACTTCTCGTTTAGTTTTAGGTACTGTTCAACTGGGAATGAATTATGGGCTTAACAATCAAAGTGGTCAGCCCGACATAAAAAAAGCCGAAGAAATTATTCATGCGGCTTATGCGGGTGGGGTAACTTGTTTTGACACTGCCCAAGCTTATGGAAACAGTGAAAGTGTTTTAGGTCTTTGTTTAAATAAGCTAGGTTATAGCGATAAAGTTAAGGTTATTTCTAAGCCTTCGCCTGATTTTCAAGGTAAACCGGGAGATTTAAGCACAGCATTGGCTTATTCTTTATCTGAGTTAGGCATAAAAAAACTAGAAGCGTTTTTGTTGCATCGTGAAGAACATCTGAACTTATTAAGTTTAGAACAGATAAAAGAAGGTCAAGTTTTATTACAAAATGGTCTGCTTAAAGGCTTTGGAGTTTCAGTTTATACCCCAAGTGTCGCTTTAACAGCCTTAAAACACCCTTTGATTTCCGCTTTACAAATCCCTGCGAGCGTTTTCGACCACCGTTTTAATCAGGCCGGTGTTTTTAACATAGCTAAATCATTAAATAAACGCATTTATATTCGCTCCGCTTTTTTACAAGGCGTAGTGTGTATGGATTTAGATAAAATTCCGCCGTTTTTATCCTCTCTAAAACCCGCCTTAGAAGCATATCAAAAATTATGTGTTGAATGTGGATTAAGCAGAACAGGACTGGCTTTATCTTGGCTTTTACAAGTATATCCCAACGCTTATGTTCTTTTTGGAGCAGAAACTCCGGAACAAGTAGAAGAAAATTTAGCTTCTTTAGCGTCAACCCCCTTGCCAGTTGATGTAGTTGAGCGTATAGCGAAATTATTCCCTGAACAAGGTGAAAATATTCTTAACCCCGCCCTATGGCAAAGATAA
- a CDS encoding aminotransferase class III-fold pyridoxal phosphate-dependent enzyme translates to MTINKSMAAQEHAKKTIPGMTQLLSKRPDLFSYGVWPGYYSKAKGAKVWDLDGNEYLDMSIAGIGANVLGYADDEIDDAVCSAIRKGVSSTLNCPEELELADLLCEIHPWAKMVRYTRSGGEAMTLAVRIARAHTKRSVVAFCGYHGWHDWYLAANVGTDNALGEHLIPGLEPAGVPVELAGTALPFYVNDLESLKNIAEKSKDKLAAIVMEPVRNIYPTPEFLAAVQKLAKDTGAVLIVDEISAGLRINTGGAHLTFDNFTPDIAVFSKALGNGYAISAVIGNADVMQSAQKTFISSTNWTEKVGPTAALATLRKHARVNAGVRLVELGRTVQAGWSKLAEKHGLSLHVGGLEPLSHFSFDENPLETKAYFIQLMLDKGFLASNLYYAMFAHSDADVESYLHACDQAFKTISETKDIKAVLRGAPSGAGFKRIS, encoded by the coding sequence ATGACTATTAATAAATCTATGGCAGCTCAAGAGCACGCCAAAAAAACTATCCCGGGTATGACACAACTTTTATCTAAACGTCCGGACTTATTTAGCTATGGTGTTTGGCCGGGCTATTATAGCAAGGCAAAAGGTGCTAAAGTTTGGGATTTAGACGGTAATGAATATCTTGATATGAGCATAGCAGGTATTGGTGCTAACGTTTTAGGTTATGCTGATGATGAGATTGATGACGCTGTTTGTTCCGCCATTCGCAAAGGCGTTTCCAGCACTTTAAACTGCCCCGAAGAATTAGAACTCGCCGACCTTTTATGCGAGATTCACCCTTGGGCAAAAATGGTGCGTTATACTCGCTCAGGTGGCGAAGCCATGACTTTGGCTGTGCGTATTGCCAGAGCGCATACTAAACGTAGCGTAGTAGCTTTTTGTGGTTATCATGGTTGGCATGATTGGTATTTAGCCGCTAACGTGGGTACTGATAACGCATTAGGTGAGCATCTTATCCCTGGGCTTGAGCCGGCTGGTGTGCCTGTTGAACTAGCGGGAACAGCTCTTCCTTTTTATGTAAATGATTTAGAAAGTTTAAAAAATATTGCTGAAAAAAGTAAAGATAAACTAGCCGCCATAGTAATGGAACCAGTGCGTAATATTTATCCTACCCCTGAATTTTTAGCTGCCGTACAAAAACTAGCTAAAGATACTGGTGCGGTTTTGATTGTTGATGAGATTTCTGCCGGTTTAAGAATAAATACGGGTGGGGCTCATTTAACTTTTGATAACTTTACCCCTGATATTGCTGTGTTTTCAAAAGCTTTGGGTAATGGCTACGCTATTTCTGCGGTTATTGGTAACGCTGATGTAATGCAGTCCGCTCAAAAAACTTTTATTAGTAGCACAAACTGGACAGAAAAAGTTGGTCCAACTGCCGCCCTCGCCACTTTAAGAAAACATGCGAGAGTGAATGCGGGTGTGCGTTTAGTTGAGTTAGGTAGAACTGTTCAAGCTGGTTGGTCAAAACTCGCTGAAAAACATGGCTTATCTTTACATGTCGGAGGTTTAGAGCCTCTGAGTCATTTTAGTTTTGATGAAAATCCTTTAGAAACCAAGGCATATTTTATTCAGCTTATGCTTGATAAAGGCTTTCTCGCTTCTAATCTTTATTATGCTATGTTTGCACATAGCGATGCTGATGTTGAGTCATATTTACATGCTTGTGATCAGGCTTTTAAAACTATATCCGAAACCAAAGATATTAAAGCTGTTTTAAGGGGTGCTCCGTCTGGCGCCGGCTTTAAACGTATTTCGTAA
- a CDS encoding SMI1/KNR4 family protein, giving the protein MKNTQFKDLQESGITFAPAAVPITVHDIQEFESHINAKLPDCYRDYLLYSNGKRFNLNVSPNDKFRYNAPVEWPVGHPLYRDDYKVRLDYMLGIDHSLTEEDSMIVTTLQWRYDLMSGAWPKNTIAIAVDPGNDLILLGVGEENYDQVLFLTYEKLDARLYEENEGSLLIAYHGKVANSFYDFIKSLELAPPISSYQR; this is encoded by the coding sequence TTGAAAAATACACAATTTAAAGACTTGCAAGAGTCAGGCATTACTTTTGCTCCTGCAGCCGTTCCAATTACTGTACATGATATTCAGGAATTTGAGTCGCACATTAACGCAAAATTGCCAGATTGTTACAGAGATTATTTGCTTTATTCTAACGGAAAGCGTTTTAACTTAAACGTATCTCCCAATGATAAATTTAGGTATAATGCTCCGGTAGAGTGGCCTGTAGGGCACCCGCTGTATAGAGACGATTACAAAGTGCGATTAGACTATATGCTGGGCATTGACCATAGTTTAACAGAAGAAGACAGTATGATTGTAACGACCCTACAATGGCGCTATGATCTTATGTCTGGTGCATGGCCAAAGAATACTATTGCGATAGCGGTTGATCCAGGTAATGACCTTATATTACTGGGTGTGGGTGAGGAGAATTATGATCAGGTTCTTTTTCTAACCTATGAAAAACTTGATGCACGACTTTACGAGGAAAATGAGGGTTCACTGCTTATAGCGTACCACGGCAAAGTAGCGAATAGCTTCTATGATTTTATAAAATCACTGGAACTTGCACCTCCTATTTCTTCATATCAAAGGTAA
- a CDS encoding tetratricopeptide repeat protein: MEFMGVYSKVFFSKKQSKSRPLFFVWQYNYDQIILEHINEKLERNGKYQGISEIKLELEYTKDKELSATITPNPPSLTREELLDIFPTPASAPVDMFSDNFIGTNTYPLEASTKQPLKKPRTPQFELTEFFPIVSSQRITENGVQATDMLSEGIRKEFQIAKEHLNGANHSAALSLIEKVIKQKAKITEAHAGLFCEIARELRKLKLYRLSLKAYQKAKSLSPNDPHILFNMARLHYDLEHKQKVITYLEKALDLNPDFAEAKQFLKFIKKK; encoded by the coding sequence ATGGAGTTTATGGGCGTTTATTCAAAAGTATTTTTCAGTAAAAAACAAAGCAAGTCAAGACCTTTATTTTTTGTATGGCAATACAATTATGATCAAATTATTCTTGAACACATCAACGAAAAACTTGAACGCAACGGGAAATATCAAGGTATAAGCGAAATAAAGCTAGAACTTGAATATACAAAAGACAAAGAACTAAGTGCCACAATAACGCCTAACCCCCCTTCTTTAACCCGCGAAGAGTTATTGGATATTTTTCCAACGCCCGCCTCTGCTCCCGTTGATATGTTCAGCGATAATTTTATAGGCACAAACACTTACCCACTCGAAGCATCGACCAAACAACCACTAAAAAAACCTAGAACTCCTCAATTTGAACTGACTGAGTTTTTTCCTATTGTCAGCAGTCAAAGAATTACAGAAAACGGCGTACAAGCGACTGATATGCTTAGCGAAGGCATCAGGAAAGAATTTCAAATCGCCAAAGAACATCTAAACGGTGCAAACCATAGTGCTGCCTTATCTTTAATTGAAAAAGTTATAAAACAAAAAGCCAAAATTACTGAGGCACACGCCGGTTTATTTTGTGAAATTGCCAGAGAATTAAGAAAGTTAAAACTTTATCGCCTATCGCTAAAAGCTTACCAAAAAGCTAAAAGCCTCTCGCCAAATGACCCACACATTCTTTTTAATATGGCAAGACTGCATTATGACTTAGAACACAAGCAAAAAGTCATAACTTATTTGGAAAAAGCTTTAGATCTTAACCCCGACTTTGCAGAAGCGAAACAGTTTTTAAAATTTATAAAGAAGAAGTGA
- the hypB gene encoding hydrogenase nickel incorporation protein HypB, translating into MQVTVIRNILEANDNVAAELKKFFKENKILAVNLISSPGAGKTTLLENTLTALKDKFKMAVIEGDLQTDNDARRVAATGAQAVQINTEGGCHLDAKMVREALQAIDTKDLDILFIENVGNLVCPVEFDCGEDHKIALLSVTEGDDKPEKYPQLFSLAGAMLLNKVDLLPYVDFDVERSIKFSRQNNPSLPVFSVSCRKPEGLNLWYEWLESERNKKLSDKK; encoded by the coding sequence ATGCAAGTTACTGTTATCAGAAATATTTTAGAAGCTAACGACAATGTTGCGGCTGAACTCAAAAAATTTTTTAAAGAAAATAAAATTTTAGCAGTAAATTTAATTAGTTCTCCGGGTGCGGGAAAGACTACTCTTTTAGAAAATACTTTAACCGCCCTTAAAGACAAATTTAAAATGGCAGTTATCGAAGGAGATTTGCAAACCGATAATGATGCCAGAAGAGTTGCCGCCACCGGTGCTCAGGCGGTTCAGATTAATACCGAAGGCGGTTGCCATCTTGATGCAAAAATGGTGAGAGAAGCCTTACAAGCGATAGATACAAAAGATTTAGATATTTTATTTATTGAGAATGTGGGAAACTTGGTTTGTCCTGTTGAGTTTGATTGTGGAGAAGACCATAAAATTGCTTTGTTGAGCGTAACCGAAGGCGACGATAAGCCGGAAAAATATCCCCAACTTTTTAGTCTTGCCGGTGCTATGTTGTTGAATAAAGTTGATTTATTGCCATATGTTGATTTTGATGTAGAAAGATCAATAAAATTTTCTCGCCAAAACAATCCGAGTTTACCTGTTTTCTCTGTTTCTTGTAGAAAGCCCGAAGGCTTAAACCTTTGGTATGAGTGGCTTGAGAGTGAAAGAAACAAAAAACTGTCGGATAAAAAATAA
- a CDS encoding Smr/MutS family protein has translation MKETKNCRIKNKEMAKHNDAFFMLSELFSVKIKHKQNSSFEETNSKDVLKSQKRSKEAFSFFPKDRKKTELDDVELFQKEMQTLKKSKGKCVETTHGYFSLATQLGDKVKLKEQIISERSEQKNLASKQLMTKKTIKKPAKKKENASNTETMSEYLNPNVNDDLFTKAMFGVVPVKSKGRELVVAKPNKILISPEEHNKTLQGLIDGSVEFSLEYSGEFMQCHVRGLDPLVIEKLKAGSYSYEANLDLHGQTTEQAYRSLIYFIQNSYQRNLRTLIVVTGRGLNSPNGISVLRERIQTWLTKDPFKRVVLGFCTAQAYDGGTGALYILLRKYKKTRFKIAWDRPIDLDTLDG, from the coding sequence GTGAAAGAAACAAAAAACTGTCGGATAAAAAATAAAGAAATGGCAAAGCATAATGATGCGTTTTTTATGCTTTCAGAACTTTTTTCAGTAAAAATAAAGCATAAACAAAACAGTTCCTTTGAAGAAACAAACTCTAAAGATGTTTTAAAGTCGCAAAAGCGGAGTAAAGAGGCGTTTTCTTTTTTTCCGAAAGACAGAAAAAAAACAGAACTTGACGATGTCGAATTGTTTCAAAAAGAAATGCAAACTCTTAAAAAAAGTAAAGGGAAGTGCGTTGAAACGACGCATGGCTATTTTTCTTTGGCAACCCAGCTTGGCGATAAAGTTAAATTAAAAGAGCAGATTATTTCAGAAAGATCAGAACAAAAAAATTTAGCTTCCAAACAGTTGATGACAAAAAAGACAATAAAAAAACCAGCGAAAAAAAAAGAAAACGCCAGCAACACCGAAACTATGTCGGAATATTTGAATCCAAATGTTAATGATGATTTATTTACTAAGGCTATGTTTGGAGTTGTTCCCGTTAAATCAAAAGGTAGGGAACTTGTTGTTGCAAAACCGAATAAAATTCTTATTTCTCCCGAAGAACACAATAAAACCTTACAGGGCTTGATTGACGGGAGTGTTGAGTTTTCTCTTGAATACTCCGGCGAGTTTATGCAATGTCATGTAAGGGGTTTAGACCCTTTGGTTATAGAAAAATTAAAGGCGGGAAGTTATAGTTATGAAGCTAACCTTGACCTACATGGGCAAACAACGGAACAGGCATATCGCTCTTTAATTTATTTTATTCAAAATTCTTACCAAAGAAATTTGCGAACGCTTATTGTTGTAACCGGTCGAGGTTTAAATTCGCCAAACGGTATTTCTGTTTTGAGAGAGCGTATTCAAACTTGGCTTACTAAAGATCCGTTTAAGCGTGTTGTTTTGGGGTTTTGTACGGCACAAGCTTATGACGGCGGAACGGGGGCTCTTTATATACTTTTAAGAAAATATAAAAAAACTCGCTTTAAAATTGCTTGGGACAGACCTATTGATTTAGATACTTTAGATGGATAA
- the thiS gene encoding sulfur carrier protein ThiS: MPNSSFEITVNGEQRFCAHQQTVLELLQQLNLQPETVVVEINQEIIPLELYKSHIINPKDNVEIVYFVGGG; this comes from the coding sequence ATGCCGAACTCTTCATTTGAAATTACAGTTAACGGTGAACAGCGTTTTTGCGCTCATCAACAAACTGTCTTAGAGCTGTTGCAACAACTGAATTTACAACCTGAAACCGTTGTTGTTGAAATTAACCAAGAAATTATTCCGCTTGAACTCTATAAATCTCATATTATAAACCCTAAAGACAATGTTGAAATTGTTTATTTTGTGGGCGGAGGTTAA
- a CDS encoding thiazole synthase has product MLDVQSNQLNTSFDISDDLFNIGGEQLKSRLFIGTGKYGQDALISEVAKASEAEVITVAMRRVDISSAPDKRHNILDFIPKTMRLLPNTSGAKNADEAVRIARLAKASGCGNWIKIEVISDSRYLLPDGYETAKATEILSKEGFVVLPYMNPDLYVARSLVDAGAAAVMPLGAPIGSNRGLQTKEMIRILIDEIKLPIIVDAGIGRPSQAAEAMEMGAAACLVNTAIAGAADPVTMGRAFGLAVKSGRLAYLSGLGQVLNKGASASSPIENISTVSGDSEAGLTSFLG; this is encoded by the coding sequence ATGCTTGATGTTCAATCAAATCAGCTTAATACAAGTTTTGATATTTCAGATGACTTATTTAATATTGGCGGAGAACAACTAAAAAGTCGCTTGTTTATCGGAACAGGTAAATATGGACAAGATGCTCTTATCTCAGAAGTTGCTAAGGCTTCGGAAGCAGAGGTGATTACTGTCGCCATGCGACGTGTGGATATTTCTTCAGCTCCTGACAAAAGGCATAATATCCTTGATTTTATTCCTAAAACCATGCGTTTATTGCCGAATACCTCCGGTGCAAAAAATGCCGATGAAGCAGTGCGTATAGCTCGTTTGGCAAAGGCCAGCGGTTGTGGAAATTGGATCAAGATTGAAGTGATTTCAGATTCTCGCTATCTTTTGCCTGATGGTTATGAAACCGCAAAGGCAACTGAAATTCTTAGTAAAGAAGGTTTTGTGGTCTTGCCTTATATGAACCCAGATCTTTATGTTGCAAGATCTTTGGTTGATGCCGGTGCCGCCGCCGTGATGCCTTTAGGGGCTCCGATTGGTAGCAATAGAGGGCTACAGACTAAAGAGATGATTCGTATTTTAATTGATGAAATCAAATTGCCGATTATTGTTGACGCCGGAATAGGTCGTCCGTCTCAGGCCGCTGAAGCTATGGAAATGGGAGCGGCTGCTTGTTTGGTTAATACGGCGATTGCCGGGGCGGCTGATCCTGTAACAATGGGAAGGGCGTTTGGTTTGGCGGTTAAGTCGGGACGTTTGGCTTATTTGTCGGGCTTAGGTCAAGTTTTAAATAAGGGTGCGTCTGCGTCTTCTCCGATTGAGAATATATCGACTGTTTCAGGTGATTCTGAGGCTGGCTTAACAAGCTTTTTAGGATAA
- the thiH gene encoding 2-iminoacetate synthase ThiH produces MKVFNAKNGHGLNLKSEHFSDLSVLYEDFSFTLKDVLKEFSRSDILSALRQHRIDLPALIALLSQEAGTELEAMAKRASEQSLRQFGRTIQLFTPLYISNHCINRCVYCAFSSKNHLKRHKLSLSEIEKEAENIASTGLRQILVLTGDSPKFSSVAYIADAIKILSKYFSSVGVEIYALSQDEYKQLADAGCDSLTIYQETYNKSLYAKLHPAGPKKDYAFRLNAPERAARAGFRSVNIGALLGLGSWQEDVFMTAIHAEWLRQNFPHLELGISLPRMRPCYEDTKEATGGDIDTFQVQVVSDRDFVQALLALRLFLPEAGLSISTREEASFRDNLISLGVTRMSAGVSTAVGGHVVDTDDNIPQFEISDTRSVDEMVNSILKKGYQPVFNDWFGRY; encoded by the coding sequence ATGAAGGTTTTTAATGCGAAAAACGGACATGGTTTAAATTTAAAATCTGAACATTTTTCTGATTTAAGTGTGTTATATGAAGATTTTTCTTTTACTTTGAAAGACGTTTTGAAAGAATTTTCTCGTTCCGATATTTTATCGGCTTTAAGACAACATAGAATAGACTTACCGGCTTTGATTGCCCTACTTTCTCAAGAGGCGGGAACAGAGCTTGAAGCTATGGCAAAGCGTGCCAGTGAGCAAAGTTTAAGACAATTTGGACGCACTATTCAGCTTTTTACGCCGTTATATATTTCTAATCACTGTATAAATCGTTGTGTTTATTGTGCCTTTAGCTCTAAAAACCATCTTAAACGCCATAAACTAAGCCTTAGTGAGATAGAAAAAGAGGCGGAAAATATCGCTTCTACGGGTTTACGCCAGATTTTAGTTTTAACGGGAGATTCTCCAAAGTTTTCCTCCGTTGCTTATATTGCTGATGCCATAAAGATTTTAAGTAAATATTTTAGCAGTGTCGGTGTAGAAATCTATGCTTTAAGCCAAGATGAATATAAACAATTGGCAGATGCCGGTTGTGATAGCTTGACTATCTATCAGGAAACCTATAATAAGTCCCTGTACGCTAAGTTACACCCGGCAGGTCCTAAAAAAGATTATGCTTTTCGCCTTAATGCACCCGAAAGAGCGGCAAGAGCCGGTTTTAGGTCTGTAAATATAGGTGCTTTATTGGGCCTTGGTAGTTGGCAGGAAGATGTTTTTATGACAGCAATCCACGCAGAGTGGTTACGACAAAACTTTCCGCATTTGGAACTTGGAATTTCTTTGCCGAGAATGCGTCCTTGTTATGAAGATACAAAAGAAGCAACAGGGGGCGATATTGATACTTTTCAAGTGCAAGTTGTCTCCGATCGTGATTTTGTTCAGGCACTTTTGGCGTTGCGTTTATTTTTGCCGGAAGCCGGGTTAAGTATTTCTACCAGAGAAGAGGCGAGCTTTAGAGATAATTTAATATCTTTGGGGGTTACTCGTATGTCGGCGGGGGTAAGCACGGCGGTTGGCGGGCATGTTGTTGACACAGATGATAATATTCCGCAATTTGAAATATCAGATACACGCTCGGTTGATGAAATGGTCAACAGTATTTTAAAAAAAGGTTACCAACCTGTATTTAACGACTGGTTTGGCAGATATTAA
- the thiF gene encoding sulfur carrier protein ThiS adenylyltransferase ThiF gives MNDLNSGLKQYLTDAQLAKLASVRVGIIGAGGLGSNVAHMLVRCGVKKITIADFDRIEASNLNRQLFWPDDIGMFKVVMLGRLLRRLDSKLDLSLHISEVKEGNIREVFSDCSIIVEAVDNPKTKAMICRVFKKHVDLLVTASGISGIGGKPLGVKKISDNLICVGDFTTEVSQQNPPFMPRVMMAAALQTEAVFEYLLNK, from the coding sequence ATGAACGATTTGAATTCAGGTTTAAAACAATATCTAACAGACGCACAACTTGCAAAACTTGCTTCCGTGCGTGTTGGAATTATCGGTGCGGGCGGTCTTGGTTCTAATGTTGCCCATATGCTTGTTCGCTGTGGAGTGAAAAAAATAACTATAGCTGATTTTGATCGTATTGAGGCGTCTAATTTAAACCGTCAATTGTTTTGGCCCGATGATATAGGCATGTTTAAAGTTGTTATGTTGGGTCGTCTTTTAAGGCGTTTAGACTCAAAACTTGATCTTTCTTTACATATTAGCGAGGTAAAAGAAGGTAATATCAGAGAAGTTTTTTCCGATTGTTCCATTATTGTTGAAGCGGTAGATAACCCCAAAACTAAGGCAATGATTTGTCGAGTTTTTAAAAAGCATGTTGATTTGCTGGTTACCGCATCAGGAATATCGGGAATAGGCGGAAAGCCTCTTGGTGTAAAGAAAATATCTGATAACCTGATTTGTGTTGGAGATTTTACAACAGAAGTAAGTCAACAAAATCCACCTTTTATGCCAAGAGTTATGATGGCGGCCGCTTTACAAACAGAGGCAGTTTTTGAATATTTGTTAAATAAATAA
- a CDS encoding universal stress protein gives MPNIKKIVCTVDLAEHSTAVASYAKEFAQKFDAEVLVLYVAPALTQYVAGFHIPDSSVDSFVGEIVSGAEANMKKFVNEHFSGVKVSSSVATGYAAEKILEIAEKAKADLIIMGTHGRLGINRIIFGSVAEKIVKTSTIPVLTIRPQKDSK, from the coding sequence ATGCCTAATATAAAGAAAATTGTTTGTACTGTTGATTTAGCCGAACATAGCACGGCTGTTGCTTCTTATGCTAAAGAATTTGCACAAAAGTTTGATGCCGAAGTTTTGGTTTTATATGTTGCTCCGGCTTTAACTCAATATGTTGCCGGTTTTCATATTCCTGATTCTTCCGTAGATAGTTTTGTTGGTGAAATCGTTTCCGGTGCTGAAGCCAATATGAAAAAATTTGTGAATGAACACTTTTCAGGTGTTAAAGTTTCAAGTAGTGTTGCGACCGGATATGCCGCAGAAAAGATATTGGAAATCGCCGAGAAAGCTAAGGCTGATCTAATTATTATGGGAACTCACGGACGTCTTGGTATTAACAGAATTATCTTTGGCTCAGTCGCAGAGAAGATAGTTAAAACTTCTACAATCCCGGTTTTAACAATTCGCCCACAAAAAGACAGCAAATAA
- a CDS encoding universal stress protein, translating into MPAVKKIVCTVDFADHSSLVASYAKEFAQKFDAEVLVLYVAPALAHYSVDFEVSDDSVQTFVKEVVTGAEANMKKFVAANFSGVKASGRVATGYVSDKILEIVDEVKADMIIMGTHGRSGLAGFILGSVAEKIVKLSKVPVLTVHPQKK; encoded by the coding sequence ATGCCCGCTGTAAAAAAAATTGTTTGTACGGTAGACTTTGCAGACCACAGCTCTTTAGTTGCGTCTTATGCCAAAGAATTTGCACAAAAGTTTGATGCCGAGGTATTGGTTCTTTATGTTGCACCAGCTTTGGCCCATTATTCTGTTGACTTTGAAGTTTCTGACGATTCTGTTCAAACCTTTGTTAAAGAGGTAGTTACAGGTGCAGAAGCCAATATGAAAAAATTTGTTGCGGCTAACTTTAGCGGAGTTAAAGCTTCGGGGCGTGTGGCAACTGGTTATGTTTCCGATAAAATATTGGAAATTGTTGACGAGGTTAAAGCCGATATGATTATTATGGGAACTCACGGACGTTCCGGATTAGCCGGATTTATCTTGGGCTCTGTGGCTGAAAAAATAGTTAAATTGTCTAAAGTTCCTGTTTTAACCGTTCACCCTCAAAAAAAGTAA
- the cobJ gene encoding precorrin-3B C(17)-methyltransferase yields MKNKATLYIVGIGPGDNKLLTPLALNAIKDSSVIAGYNLYIELLPQELLSNRELIISGMMKEIERCQKAIDSVLSGKNTSLICSGDPGIYALAGLVLELLEKQNINFEQLNLEIIPGVPAVCAAAARLGAPLTHDFACISLSDLLTPWNLIEKRLNAALDADFVIALYNPSSKRRSENFIKVLELLNKKLKPNHGIGLVKEAYRPNEQVRVLQLKELNPESVDMLSILIIGNSQTRIIFPDSKQPKLLTPRGYADKYKF; encoded by the coding sequence ATGAAAAACAAAGCTACTTTATATATAGTTGGTATAGGTCCGGGAGACAATAAGCTCTTAACGCCTTTAGCTCTTAACGCTATCAAAGACAGTAGCGTAATCGCTGGTTATAATCTTTATATTGAACTGTTGCCACAAGAACTGTTAAGCAATCGAGAACTTATCATTAGCGGTATGATGAAAGAAATAGAACGTTGTCAAAAAGCAATAGATAGTGTTTTATCAGGAAAAAACACAAGCCTGATATGTTCCGGCGATCCGGGAATATATGCCTTAGCCGGCTTGGTTTTAGAGTTGTTGGAAAAACAAAACATTAATTTTGAACAGCTTAATCTGGAAATTATTCCCGGGGTTCCGGCGGTTTGTGCCGCCGCGGCTAGGCTTGGTGCCCCTTTAACCCATGATTTTGCGTGCATAAGTTTATCAGACCTCTTAACACCTTGGAACTTAATTGAAAAACGCTTAAATGCCGCTTTAGATGCTGATTTTGTTATCGCTTTATATAATCCTAGCTCTAAAAGACGTTCAGAAAATTTTATAAAAGTTTTGGAATTGCTGAATAAAAAACTAAAACCCAATCATGGCATAGGTTTGGTCAAAGAAGCATATCGTCCAAACGAACAAGTGAGAGTACTGCAATTAAAAGAGCTTAACCCCGAATCTGTTGATATGCTTAGTATTTTAATTATAGGGAATTCACAAACACGCATTATATTCCCCGATTCAAAACAGCCAAAACTGCTTACTCCAAGAGGCTATGCTGATAAATATAAGTTTTAA